From a region of the Triticum aestivum cultivar Chinese Spring chromosome 7D, IWGSC CS RefSeq v2.1, whole genome shotgun sequence genome:
- the LOC123166833 gene encoding early nodulin-55-2: MAQLFSFFFVLLIAAAESVQGAGAGVGLVPPVPIGKRYIVGGADGWRVPPKENKDMYIKWASSIQFFVEDSIEFMYKNDSVGKVNKYAYYHCNWTTLAPTPPVKDGSSLFLLDAPGFAYFASADVKHCKKGQRLMLNVKALPAPVPSTDISSPPSPAPPAIAPGPAPGEPVMDSGTAVVASSHGRALMLVVSSTTLALMGTIRA, from the exons ATGGCTCAGCTGTTCAGCTTCTTCTTCGTACTACTCATCGCTGCTGCCGAGTCCGTGCAGGGCGCTGGCGCTGGTGTTGGGCTCGTTCCGCCGGTTCCAATTGGTAAGAGGTACATCGTCGGTGGCGCGGACGGGTGGCGCGTGCCGCCGAAGGAGAATAAGGACATGTACATCAAGTGGGCCTCCAGCATTCAGTTCTTTGTCGAGGACTCTATTG AATTCATGTACAAGAACGACTCGGTCGGGAAGGTGAACAAGTACGCGTACTACCACTGCAACTGGACGACACTGGCCCCGACACCGCCCGTCAAGGACGGCAGCTCGCTCTTCCTCTTAGACGCCCCGGGGTTTGCCTACTTCGCGAGCGCCGACGTCAAGCACTGCAAGAAGGGCCAGCGCCTCATGCTCAACGTCAAGGCCCTGCCAGCGCCGGTTCCGTCAACTGATATTTCAAGCCCTCCTAGCCCTGCTCCGCCTGCGATTGCACCTGGACCGGCCCCTGGAGAGCCCGTAATGGACAGCGGCACCGCAGTAGTGGCCTCGTCACATGGGCGCGCCTTGATGTTGGTGGTTTCTAGCACAACACTTGCATTGATGGGGACGATTCGGGCCTGA